A portion of the Ptiloglossa arizonensis isolate GNS036 chromosome 11, iyPtiAriz1_principal, whole genome shotgun sequence genome contains these proteins:
- the LOC143152888 gene encoding uncharacterized protein LOC143152888 isoform X1 codes for MTGSRLRPAFFVGLFLTLLAVALQGVQSEELEVPPEDLCRPYIEKALKDLGTGSLEQTSAEVGADVDKESHEDDGKAASEDDGEPTADVSTEDLATEEEKQDSVEGENAGSAEQAEDEADKASTEADQSAEGAGERSAEAGETEEGEAEQGEGKSDEADGETEENKDESLEKVDGDSGQDRTEEDKGEQSGEDAQTDEQRSEEEAQQVDDGKSDEAQADDGKSEEEAQPDDGKSEEEAQADDGKSDEEAQADDGKSDEETQADDGKSDEEAQADDGKSDEEAQADDGKSDEEAKLDEEKSDEAGTEEVKSDEEKEQPEGEDSKAEEEGASKEDTEEATEASKEEGDAGEETEEAKSQEEQASGEEEKDSKEGQLDEEDKDGKSEEDAAKSVEDGDGKSGEEEDKSAVDEEGKSGEEVKSDEEGTEKVKSRARREIGEEGESGGEDESEEEAAEGEEEEPTPEEDLIQEIVVPENLRPHDHINQLLKLDEENEEKERAIQKIEDVILKDLKRVYDNAIQPLESLYKYRDLSNRHFGDPEIFSKPLILFMGPWSGGKSSIINYLLDNEYKRTSLRTGDLRECLEEQCKTPNGNDTGAEPSPAYFNILMHGEEEEILDGTQLAADWTFSGLQKFGQGLLDRLKGLRLDNKLLEKVNIVEIPGILEIRKQVQRLFPFNDACQWFIDRADIIFLVYDPSKLDVGPETEAILDQLKGREYQTRIILNKADQVKPEELMRVQGALIWNISPLMSSAEPPIMYSTSLWSIPYEAGAPTRLLYAQERAFLRDLRTAIDKRVEHKIASARRFAVRVRNHAKMVDCYLTTYYNHKTFFGNKKEISDKIIENPQDYHIYEGLSTLKNISRYDLPDPDVYRDFFRLNPLYDFPLLSTTCTYFRGCPINRLDVAIAYDLPELVGKYKKSVEQVAHEYETSPPS; via the exons ATGACGGGCTCGCGGCTGAGACCCGCGTTCTTCGTGGGCCTCTTCCTGACCCTTCTAGCCGTCGCCTTACAGG GAGTGCAAAGCGAAGAGCTAGAGGTGCCACCGGAGGATCTGTGTCGACCATACATTGAAAAGGCGTTGAAGGATCTCGGTACAG GATCTTTGGAGCAGACCAGTGCCGAGGTTGGGGCAGACGTCGATAAAGAGAGTCATGAAGACGATGGAAAAGCTGCGAGCGAAGAT GATGGCGAGCCAACAGCCGATGTTTCGACGGAAGATTTGGCAACGGAGGAGGAGAAACAGGACTCGGTAGAGGGTGAGAACGCTGGAAGCGCTGAACAAGCGGAGGACGAAGCTGATAAGGCGTCGACCGAGGCGGATCAAAGCGCCGAAGGCGCTGGAGAACGAAGCGCCGAGGCGGGTGAAACCGAAGAAG GTGAAGCTGAACAGGGTGAAGGCAAGTCCGACGAAGCGGATGGTGAAACGGAAGAGAACAAAGACGAGTCTCTCGAGAAGGTAGACGGCGATTCCGGTCAGGATCGAACCGAGGAAGACAAGGGAGAACAATCCGGCGAAGATGCGCAAACGGACGAACAGAGATCCGAGGAGGAAGCGCAGCAGGTAGACGATGGAAAATCCGACGAAGCGCAGGCTGACGATGGAAAGTCCGAGGAGGAAGCGCAGCCTGACGATGGAAAGTCCGAGGAGGAAGCGCAGGCTGACGATGGAAAGTCCGACGAGGAAGCGCAGGCTGACGATGGAAAATCCGACGAAGAAACGCAGGCTGACGATGGAAAATCCGACGAAGAAGCGCAGGCTGACGATGGAAAATCCGACGAAGAAGCGCAGGCTGACGATGGAAAATCCGACGAAGAAGCGAAACTCGACGAGGAGAAATCCGACGAAGCTGGCACCGAGGAGGTGAAGTCCGACGAGGAGAAGGAGCAACCCGAGGGCGAAGATTCGAAGGCGGAAGAGGAAGGAGCTTCGAAAGAGGACACGGAGGAAGCAACCGAGGCTTCCAAAGAGGAAGGCGATGCTGGCGAGGAGACCGAGGAGGCGAAGTCGCAGGAAGAACAAGCGAGCGGGGAGGAAGAGAAGGACAGTAAGGAGGGCCAGCTGGACGAAGAGGACAAGGATGGTAAATCGGAAGAGGATGCGGCTAAATCTGTAGAAGATGGAGACGGTAAATCCGGCGAGGAGGAGGACAAATCCGCGGTAGACGAGGAAgggaaatcgggcgaggaagTAAAGTCGGACGAGGAGGGAACCGAGAAAGTGAAATCTCGCGCCAGACGTGAGATCGGCGAAGAGGGAGAGTCCGGAGGGGAGGACGAAAGCGAGGAGGAGGCGGCCGAAGGCGAGGAGGAAGAACCCACCCCCGAGGAAGACCTGATACAGGAGATCGTGGTACCGGAGAACTTGCGGCCCCACGATCATATCAATCAACTGCTGAAACTGGACGAGGAGAACGAGGAGAAGGAACGAGCCATCCAGAAAATCGAGGACGTTATCCTGAAGGATCTGAAGAGGGTCTACGACAACGCTATCCAACCGTTGGAGTCCCTGTACAAGTACAGGGACTTGAGCAACAGACACTTCGGTG ATCCGGAGATATTCTCGAAGCCGCTGATCCTCTTCATGGGCCCGTGGAGCGGTGGGAAGTCCTCCATCATAAACTACTTGCTCGACAACGAGTACAAACGAACATCGTTGAGAACAG GTGATTTGAGAGAGTGCTTAGAGGAGCAATGCAAAACGCCAAATGGAAATGACACAGGAGCCGAGCCGTCACCGGCCTACTTCAATATTCTAATGCACGGGGAGGAAGAGGAGATACTAGACGGCACGCAGCTAGCCGCTGATTGGACGTTCTCCGGGCTGCAAAAGTTCGGGCAGGGATTGCTCGATCGTCTCAAAGGTTTACGACTCGACAACAAGCTGTTAGAAAAA GTCAACATCGTCGAGATACCAGGGATACTGGAAATTCGAAAACAGGTCCAACGTTTATTCCCATTTAACGATGCGTGTCAGTGGTTCATCGACCGTGCCGACATAATATTTTTAGTCTACGATCCATCCAAGTTGGACGTTGGACCAGAAACGGAGGCGATTCTCGACCAATTGAAGGGAAGGGAGTATCAG ACACGCATCATTCTCAACAAAGCCGATCAAGTGAAACCAGAGGAACTGATGAGGGTGCAAGGAGCTTTAATCTGGAACATATCACCGTTAATGTCCAGCGCCGAGCCACCGATAATGTACTCCACGTCGTTGTGGTCGATACCTTACGAGGCTGGTGCACCGACCAGGTTGTTGTACGCTCAAGAGCGTGCATTCCTCCGCGATCTTCGTACTGCCATTGATAAACGAGTCGAGCACAAGATAGCGAGCGCCAGAAGATTCGCT GTGCGAGTGCGCAATCATGCTAAAATGGTAGACTGCTATCTGACCACGTACTACAATCACAAGACGTTCTTTGGTAACAAAAAGGAAATCAGCGACAAAATCATCGAGAACCCGCAAGACTATCACATTTACGAGGGCCTTAGTACACTAAAGAATATATCGCGCTACGATTTGCCCGATCCGGACGTTTATCGAGACTTCTTCCGATTGAATCCTCTTTACGACTTCCCGCTGTTGAGCACCACGTGCACCTATTTCCGTGGATGTCCGATTAATAGACTCGACGTGGCCATTGCCTACGACTTGCCCGAGCTCGTAGGTAAATACAAAAAATCGGTGGAGCAAGTTGCACACGAGTACGAGACGAGTCCTCCCAGTTGA
- the LOC143152888 gene encoding uncharacterized protein LOC143152888 isoform X2 — MTGSRLRPAFFVGLFLTLLAVALQGVQSEELEVPPEDLCRPYIEKALKDLGTGSLEQTSAEVGADVDKESHEDDGKAASEDDGEPTADVSTEDLATEEEKQDSVEGENAGSAEQAEDEADKASTEADQSAEGAGERSAEAGETEEGEAEQGEGKSDEADGETEENKDESLEKVDGDSGQDRTEEDKGEQSGEDAQTDEQRSEEEAQQVDDGKSDEAQADDGKSEEEAQPDDGKSEEEAQADDGKSDEEAQADDGKSDEETQADDGKSDEEAQADDGKSDEEAQADDGKSDEEAKLDEEKSDEAGTEEVKSDEEKEQPEGEDSKAEEEGASKEDTEEATEASKEEGDAGEETEEAKSQEEQASGEEEKDSKEGQLDEEDKDGKSEEDAAKSVEDGDGKSGEEEDKSAVDEEGKSGEEVKSDEEGTEKVKSRARREIGEEGESGGEDESEEEAAEGEEEEPTPEEDLIQEIVVPENLRPHDHINQLLKLDEENEEKERAIQKIEDVILKDLKRVYDNAIQPLESLYKYRDLSNRHFGDPEIFSKPLILFMGPWSGGKSSIINYLLDNEYKRTSLRTGAEPSPAYFNILMHGEEEEILDGTQLAADWTFSGLQKFGQGLLDRLKGLRLDNKLLEKVNIVEIPGILEIRKQVQRLFPFNDACQWFIDRADIIFLVYDPSKLDVGPETEAILDQLKGREYQTRIILNKADQVKPEELMRVQGALIWNISPLMSSAEPPIMYSTSLWSIPYEAGAPTRLLYAQERAFLRDLRTAIDKRVEHKIASARRFAVRVRNHAKMVDCYLTTYYNHKTFFGNKKEISDKIIENPQDYHIYEGLSTLKNISRYDLPDPDVYRDFFRLNPLYDFPLLSTTCTYFRGCPINRLDVAIAYDLPELVGKYKKSVEQVAHEYETSPPS, encoded by the exons ATGACGGGCTCGCGGCTGAGACCCGCGTTCTTCGTGGGCCTCTTCCTGACCCTTCTAGCCGTCGCCTTACAGG GAGTGCAAAGCGAAGAGCTAGAGGTGCCACCGGAGGATCTGTGTCGACCATACATTGAAAAGGCGTTGAAGGATCTCGGTACAG GATCTTTGGAGCAGACCAGTGCCGAGGTTGGGGCAGACGTCGATAAAGAGAGTCATGAAGACGATGGAAAAGCTGCGAGCGAAGAT GATGGCGAGCCAACAGCCGATGTTTCGACGGAAGATTTGGCAACGGAGGAGGAGAAACAGGACTCGGTAGAGGGTGAGAACGCTGGAAGCGCTGAACAAGCGGAGGACGAAGCTGATAAGGCGTCGACCGAGGCGGATCAAAGCGCCGAAGGCGCTGGAGAACGAAGCGCCGAGGCGGGTGAAACCGAAGAAG GTGAAGCTGAACAGGGTGAAGGCAAGTCCGACGAAGCGGATGGTGAAACGGAAGAGAACAAAGACGAGTCTCTCGAGAAGGTAGACGGCGATTCCGGTCAGGATCGAACCGAGGAAGACAAGGGAGAACAATCCGGCGAAGATGCGCAAACGGACGAACAGAGATCCGAGGAGGAAGCGCAGCAGGTAGACGATGGAAAATCCGACGAAGCGCAGGCTGACGATGGAAAGTCCGAGGAGGAAGCGCAGCCTGACGATGGAAAGTCCGAGGAGGAAGCGCAGGCTGACGATGGAAAGTCCGACGAGGAAGCGCAGGCTGACGATGGAAAATCCGACGAAGAAACGCAGGCTGACGATGGAAAATCCGACGAAGAAGCGCAGGCTGACGATGGAAAATCCGACGAAGAAGCGCAGGCTGACGATGGAAAATCCGACGAAGAAGCGAAACTCGACGAGGAGAAATCCGACGAAGCTGGCACCGAGGAGGTGAAGTCCGACGAGGAGAAGGAGCAACCCGAGGGCGAAGATTCGAAGGCGGAAGAGGAAGGAGCTTCGAAAGAGGACACGGAGGAAGCAACCGAGGCTTCCAAAGAGGAAGGCGATGCTGGCGAGGAGACCGAGGAGGCGAAGTCGCAGGAAGAACAAGCGAGCGGGGAGGAAGAGAAGGACAGTAAGGAGGGCCAGCTGGACGAAGAGGACAAGGATGGTAAATCGGAAGAGGATGCGGCTAAATCTGTAGAAGATGGAGACGGTAAATCCGGCGAGGAGGAGGACAAATCCGCGGTAGACGAGGAAgggaaatcgggcgaggaagTAAAGTCGGACGAGGAGGGAACCGAGAAAGTGAAATCTCGCGCCAGACGTGAGATCGGCGAAGAGGGAGAGTCCGGAGGGGAGGACGAAAGCGAGGAGGAGGCGGCCGAAGGCGAGGAGGAAGAACCCACCCCCGAGGAAGACCTGATACAGGAGATCGTGGTACCGGAGAACTTGCGGCCCCACGATCATATCAATCAACTGCTGAAACTGGACGAGGAGAACGAGGAGAAGGAACGAGCCATCCAGAAAATCGAGGACGTTATCCTGAAGGATCTGAAGAGGGTCTACGACAACGCTATCCAACCGTTGGAGTCCCTGTACAAGTACAGGGACTTGAGCAACAGACACTTCGGTG ATCCGGAGATATTCTCGAAGCCGCTGATCCTCTTCATGGGCCCGTGGAGCGGTGGGAAGTCCTCCATCATAAACTACTTGCTCGACAACGAGTACAAACGAACATCGTTGAGAACAG GAGCCGAGCCGTCACCGGCCTACTTCAATATTCTAATGCACGGGGAGGAAGAGGAGATACTAGACGGCACGCAGCTAGCCGCTGATTGGACGTTCTCCGGGCTGCAAAAGTTCGGGCAGGGATTGCTCGATCGTCTCAAAGGTTTACGACTCGACAACAAGCTGTTAGAAAAA GTCAACATCGTCGAGATACCAGGGATACTGGAAATTCGAAAACAGGTCCAACGTTTATTCCCATTTAACGATGCGTGTCAGTGGTTCATCGACCGTGCCGACATAATATTTTTAGTCTACGATCCATCCAAGTTGGACGTTGGACCAGAAACGGAGGCGATTCTCGACCAATTGAAGGGAAGGGAGTATCAG ACACGCATCATTCTCAACAAAGCCGATCAAGTGAAACCAGAGGAACTGATGAGGGTGCAAGGAGCTTTAATCTGGAACATATCACCGTTAATGTCCAGCGCCGAGCCACCGATAATGTACTCCACGTCGTTGTGGTCGATACCTTACGAGGCTGGTGCACCGACCAGGTTGTTGTACGCTCAAGAGCGTGCATTCCTCCGCGATCTTCGTACTGCCATTGATAAACGAGTCGAGCACAAGATAGCGAGCGCCAGAAGATTCGCT GTGCGAGTGCGCAATCATGCTAAAATGGTAGACTGCTATCTGACCACGTACTACAATCACAAGACGTTCTTTGGTAACAAAAAGGAAATCAGCGACAAAATCATCGAGAACCCGCAAGACTATCACATTTACGAGGGCCTTAGTACACTAAAGAATATATCGCGCTACGATTTGCCCGATCCGGACGTTTATCGAGACTTCTTCCGATTGAATCCTCTTTACGACTTCCCGCTGTTGAGCACCACGTGCACCTATTTCCGTGGATGTCCGATTAATAGACTCGACGTGGCCATTGCCTACGACTTGCCCGAGCTCGTAGGTAAATACAAAAAATCGGTGGAGCAAGTTGCACACGAGTACGAGACGAGTCCTCCCAGTTGA